One Caldisalinibacter kiritimatiensis genomic region harbors:
- a CDS encoding DeoR/GlpR family DNA-binding transcription regulator: MFAEERKAKIIDKLKNTGSVKVASLSKQFNVSEATIRRDLQELENKGLLSRSHGGAVLLEHTKFEPTFTEKESKFSDEKSRIGKKAASLIEEGDTIVIDSGTTTSYIVNNIEAKNITIVTNSLYVLNELGKREDIDVIGVGGSIKQKTQAFVGPLAEATLKKLRVDKAFIGANGICYDNGITTPDIIECKIKSTMIEIAREVILVSDSSKFGKVTFSKIADIEEIDLIITDNKISNEQITQYGKRGVRIETT, encoded by the coding sequence ATGTTTGCAGAAGAAAGAAAAGCAAAAATAATTGATAAATTAAAAAATACAGGTAGTGTTAAAGTTGCAAGTTTATCAAAACAATTTAACGTATCAGAAGCAACGATAAGAAGAGACCTTCAGGAGTTAGAAAATAAGGGTTTACTCTCCAGGTCACATGGAGGTGCTGTACTTCTAGAGCATACTAAATTTGAACCTACCTTTACTGAAAAGGAAAGCAAATTTTCAGATGAAAAGAGCAGGATAGGAAAAAAAGCTGCTTCATTAATAGAAGAAGGTGATACTATAGTTATTGATTCAGGTACTACAACTTCTTATATTGTAAATAATATAGAAGCAAAAAATATTACTATAGTTACTAATTCACTTTATGTATTGAACGAACTAGGAAAAAGAGAAGACATTGATGTAATAGGTGTTGGAGGAAGTATTAAACAAAAAACACAAGCCTTTGTTGGGCCACTAGCTGAAGCGACTTTAAAAAAATTGAGAGTAGATAAAGCTTTTATTGGAGCCAATGGTATATGTTATGACAATGGAATTACCACACCAGATATTATAGAATGTAAAATCAAAAGTACTATGATAGAAATAGCAAGAGAGGTAATACTGGTAAGTGATAGTTCTAAATTTGGTAAAGTAACTTTTTCAAAGATTGCTGATATAGAAGAAATAGATTTAATTATTACAGATAATAAAATATCTAATGAACAAATTACTCAATATGGAAAACGAGGAGTAAGAATCGAAACAACTTAA
- the pfkB gene encoding 1-phosphofructokinase: protein MIITVTLNPAIDKTIEVNNFKLGDVNRVSSVRLDAGGKGINVSKVIKEIGGQSKVFGLVGGRTGEFIIQYLRQRDISEDLVKISQETRTNIKIVDKINKVVTEINEKGKEVTSEEIEELKNKIYENVTSDTVIVFSGSVPSNIQKTIYKELIEVCNEKGAKTILDADGELLFEGLKGKPYLIKPNIHELEKCFGKKFKDYNEIISLAHQIISTGTKNVFISMGAYGSIFVDKEYAILIEPIKTTIKSTVGAGDSLVAGMAYSIDKGLSLEKALKLSTASATASVMMEGTQTGKLKEIKELEKKVKLKYLKEGDNYAINTAY, encoded by the coding sequence ATGATAATAACTGTTACTTTAAATCCAGCTATAGATAAAACGATAGAAGTTAATAATTTTAAACTAGGTGATGTAAATAGAGTATCGAGTGTTAGATTAGATGCTGGAGGTAAAGGAATAAATGTGTCAAAAGTTATTAAGGAAATAGGAGGTCAAAGTAAAGTTTTTGGCTTAGTTGGAGGTCGAACTGGTGAGTTTATAATACAATATTTACGGCAGAGAGATATAAGTGAAGATTTAGTGAAGATAAGTCAAGAAACAAGAACAAACATTAAGATAGTAGATAAAATTAATAAGGTTGTTACTGAAATTAATGAAAAGGGTAAAGAAGTTACCTCAGAGGAAATAGAAGAGTTAAAAAATAAGATTTATGAAAACGTCACCAGTGATACGGTAATAGTTTTTTCAGGAAGTGTACCATCAAATATTCAGAAGACAATATATAAAGAGTTAATTGAAGTATGTAATGAAAAAGGTGCTAAAACAATTCTTGATGCGGATGGGGAATTACTATTTGAAGGTTTGAAAGGAAAACCTTATCTTATAAAACCTAATATTCATGAGTTAGAAAAGTGTTTTGGTAAAAAGTTTAAAGACTATAATGAAATAATAAGTTTAGCACATCAGATTATTAGTACTGGAACAAAAAATGTATTTATTTCTATGGGAGCCTATGGCTCGATATTTGTAGATAAAGAGTATGCAATATTAATTGAGCCTATTAAGACGACCATAAAAAGCACTGTTGGAGCTGGTGACTCGTTAGTTGCAGGAATGGCTTATTCTATTGATAAGGGTCTAAGTCTAGAAAAAGCACTAAAACTTTCAACTGCATCAGCTACAGCAAGTGTTATGATGGAAGGAACACA